A single region of the Chelonia mydas isolate rCheMyd1 chromosome 4, rCheMyd1.pri.v2, whole genome shotgun sequence genome encodes:
- the LRPAP1 gene encoding alpha-2-macroglobulin receptor-associated protein encodes MSAVWELLALSASLLLVVLGQGGKYTREANEAATAGSPKRQEAGEFRVVKLNQIWEKAQRLHLSAVKLAELHSDLKIQEKDELSWKKLKAEGLDEDGEKEARLRRNLNVIMTKYGMNGKKDAQLVDTNYIKDGTESDVLDDPRLEKLWSKAKTSGKFSDQELDKLWREFKHHKEKIHEYNILLETVSRTEEIHKNMINPSEEDQFKEEIFHGKHTELKDKMRSINQGFDRLRKVSHQGYDTASEFEEPRVIDLWDMAKSANFTEKELESFREELKHFEAKIEKHHHYQKQLEISHQKLKHVEGTGDKDHLSRNKEKYIMLEEKTKELGYKVKKHLQDLSSRISRGLQHNEL; translated from the exons ATGTCTGCCGTTTGGGAGCTGCTGGCTCTGAGCGCCTCTCTGCTGCTGGTTGTCTTGGGGCAGGGGGGTAAATACACCAGGGAGGCGAATGAGGCTGCTACAGCCGGCAGCCCGAAGCGCCAGGAGGCCGGGGAGTTCAGGGTTGTGAAGCTGAACCAGATTTGGGAGAAAGCGCAGCGG CTTCATCTATCGGCTGTAAAACTGGCAGAGCTACATAGTGACCTCAAAATACAAGAAAAGGATGAGCTGAGCTGGAAAAAGCTGAAGGCTGAAGGGCTGGATGAAGATGGAGAAAAAGAAGCCAGACTTAGACGCAATTTAAATG TAATTATGACTAAATATGGAATGAATGGAAAGAAAGATGCCCAATTAGTAGATACCAATTACATCAAAGATGGCACAGAAAGTGATGTGCTAGATGATCCAAGACTGGAGAAATTATGGAGTAAG GCCAAGACCTCTGGGAAGTTTTCCGATCAGGAGCTGGATAAACTGTGGCGGGAATTTAAGCATCACAAAGAAAAGATTCACGAATATAATATCCTGCTAGAGACTGTGAGCAGAACAGAAG AAATCCACAAAAATATGATCAACCCATCTGAAGAGGACCAGTTCAAAGAGGAAATCTTCCATGGCAAACACACAGAACTCAAAGACAAAATGCGAAGCATCAATCAAGGGTTTGATCGTTTACGTAAAGTCAGCCACCAGGGATATGACACAGCCAGTG AATTTGAAGAACCCAGAGTGATTGACTTATGGGACATGGCCAAATCAGCCAACTTTACTGAGAAAGAACTCGAATCATTTCGG GAGGAGCTGAAACACTTTGAAGCAAAAATTGAAAAACATCATCATTACCAGAAACAGCTAGAGATTTCCCATCAGAAACTGAAGCATGTGGAGGGAACGGGAGATAAAGATCATCTGAGCAGAAACAAAGAGAAATACATCATGCTAGAAGAAAAGACTAAAGAACTGGGATACAAG GTAAAGAAGCATCTACAAGACTTATCCAGTAGAATCTCAAGAGGTCTTCAACACAACGAACTCTGA